A portion of the Amyelois transitella isolate CPQ chromosome 2, ilAmyTran1.1, whole genome shotgun sequence genome contains these proteins:
- the LOC106143077 gene encoding protein Wnt-1 — protein sequence MMKCPWLFVLTVLCLKCDGAGNKPRRGRGSMWWGLAKAGEPNNLSPMSPGVLYMDPAVHATLRRKQRRLARENPGVLLAVAKGASMAVAECQHQFKYRRWNCSTRNFLRGKNLFGKIVDRSCRETAFIYAITSAGVTHAVARACAEGSIESCTCDYSHVDRSPIRSRAATAANVRVWKWGGCSDNIGFGFRFSREFVDTGERGKTLREKMNLHNNEAGRAHVQTEMRQECKCHGMSGSCTVKTCWMRLPSFRSVGDALKDRFDGASRVMMSNTDLEAPTQRNDAASHRVPRKERYKFKLRALNQDYKNPGVKDLVYLDPSPGFCEKNPRLGIAGTHGRACNDTSIGVDGCDLMCCGRGYKTETMFVVERCNCTFHWCCEVKCKLCRTEKVVHTCL from the exons GGGATTAGCCAAAGCGGGAGAGCCAAATAACTTGTCACCAATGTCACCTGGAGTCCTTTATATGGATCCAGCAGTTCATGCAACACTGAGAAGGAAACAGAGGAGACTGGCCAGAGAAAACCCTGGCGTGTTATTAGCCGTAGCCAAAGGCGCCAGCATGGCTGTTGCAGAATGTCAGCACCAATTCAAGTACAGAAGATGGAACTGTTCAACAAGGAACTTCTTACGAGGAAAGAACTTATTTGGCAAGATCGTCGACAGAA GTTGCCGCGAAACAGCATTCATCTACGCCATCACCAGCGCTGGAGTGACTCACGCAGTCGCTCGCGCATGTGCCGAGGGTTCCATAGAGTCTTGCACTTGCGACTACTCGCACGTAGACCGCTCGCCGATTCGCTCCCGCGCAGCTACAGCCGCGAACGTCCGCGTCTGGAAATGGGGCGGATGCAGCGACAACATCGGCTTTGGCTTCAGATTCAGTCGCGAATTCGTCGACACTGGAGAAAGGGGGAAGACCTTGAGGGAGAAAATGAATCTTCATAACAACGAAGCTGGCAGAGCG CACGTGCAAACAGAAATGCGGCAGGAGTGTAAGTGCCACGGCATGTCAGGTTCATGTACCGTGAAGACCTGCTGGATGAGACTGCCGAGTTTTCGCTCGGTAGGCGACGCATTAAAAGATCGTTTCGATGGAGCTTCACGAGTCATGATGTCCAACACTGATCTGGAGGCACCTACACAGCGGAACGACGCGGCGTCACACAGGGTGCCGCGCAAGGAACGGTACAAGTTCAAATTACGGGCACTCAATCAAGATTACAAGAATCCAGGAGTGAAAGACCTCGTATATCTGGATCCTTCGCCAGGTTTCTGCGAAAAGAACCCTAGATTAGGTATTGCTGGGACGCATGGGCGAGCTTGCAACGACACCAGTATTGGAGTTGATGGCTGCGACCTCATGTGTTGCGGGCGAGGATATAAGACGGAAACAATGTTCGTGGTGGAACGATGTAACTGCACGTTCCACTGGTGCTGCGAAGTCAAATGCAAACTCTGTCGCACGGAAAAAGTGGTTCACACGTGTTTATAG